One window from the genome of Amycolatopsis sp. NBC_01480 encodes:
- the amaP gene encoding alkaline shock response membrane anchor protein AmaP: MSTSAARRALGRSYGAERTLTLIIGLVAVLAGAAALMVGLGWLGRFRGHRSLVDPMAVRWLGDHALYARIGAVVLGVLLLVLGLWWFFRSLRPEPRPDLQLDETPGAELTVTSAAIADAVQADAEDIAGVTRARARAVGTKAEPALRVTLWLSEDTDVRRVWSDLDTYVLTRARESLGLDVLPTAVRLELDTAGPARVR, encoded by the coding sequence ATGAGCACTTCCGCCGCCCGCCGCGCCTTGGGCCGTTCGTACGGCGCCGAGCGCACGCTCACCCTGATCATCGGGCTGGTCGCGGTGCTCGCGGGCGCCGCCGCGCTGATGGTCGGGCTGGGCTGGCTCGGCCGGTTCCGCGGGCACCGCTCGCTGGTCGACCCGATGGCCGTCCGCTGGCTCGGCGACCACGCCCTGTACGCGCGGATCGGCGCGGTGGTGCTCGGCGTCCTGCTGCTGGTGCTGGGCCTGTGGTGGTTCTTCCGCTCGCTGCGCCCGGAGCCGCGGCCCGACCTGCAGCTCGACGAGACGCCGGGCGCGGAGCTGACCGTCACCTCGGCCGCGATCGCCGACGCGGTGCAGGCCGACGCCGAGGACATCGCGGGCGTCACCCGGGCGCGGGCGCGTGCCGTCGGCACCAAGGCCGAGCCGGCGCTGCGCGTGACGCTGTGGTTGAGCGAGGACACCGACGTCCGCCGGGTCTGGTCCGACCTGGACACGTACGTGCTCACGCGGGCCCGGGAGTCGCTCGGGCTGGACGTGCTGCCGACTGCCGTCCGGCTCGAACTGGACACGGCGGGCCCGGCACGCGTGCGCTGA
- a CDS encoding PucR family transcriptional regulator codes for MRLSDQPKAPVVPEVVPGTSLRHVLATLGEPLVRVLVAPRGLAVPVEDVVILDPEDPPEAHPGDLVLVIGARGRAAAAAIRAAGRGGAAAVAVKGEGGTEIAADAGVALLTVGAEARWEQVEALARGVVDAARAGGEAQSGEVLGDLFALAQTVATLTGGLVSIEDTASRVLAYSRSSDEVDELRRLSILGREGPERYLAMLREWGVYQRLRAGEGIVRIDERPELGIRRRIAAGIHAGSQPLGTIWVQEGATPLTEQAEVALLGASRSLAPQLIRARTQPSPELRLREDLLAGLLDGRVDAESVAGEIGADPARPAQVLAFALSSPGAAASGRQLRRAELVHLIAVHTAAYRRTALVSVLGGRVYALLPDLPEHPDAAVLALAREIVATARRHLDVPVRAALGGVVPRLSDAAASRGDADRVLATMARGRWPEPVASLADVRADVLLSEVLAYLADQPRIRDPRLAELIAHDAEHGGILVPAVLAYLDAFGDVRAAARALNIHPNTVRYRVRRAAEVSGISLADPAQRLLTELQLRL; via the coding sequence GTGAGGTTGTCCGATCAGCCAAAGGCTCCGGTGGTTCCCGAGGTCGTGCCCGGGACGTCGCTGCGGCACGTGCTCGCGACGCTCGGTGAACCACTCGTCCGGGTGCTCGTGGCGCCGCGCGGGCTGGCCGTGCCGGTCGAGGACGTGGTGATCCTCGACCCGGAGGACCCGCCCGAGGCCCACCCCGGCGACCTGGTGCTGGTGATCGGCGCGCGCGGCCGGGCGGCGGCCGCGGCGATCCGGGCGGCCGGACGCGGTGGCGCGGCGGCAGTGGCGGTGAAGGGCGAAGGCGGCACGGAAATCGCGGCCGACGCGGGCGTCGCGCTGCTCACCGTCGGCGCCGAAGCGCGCTGGGAACAGGTGGAAGCGCTGGCCCGCGGGGTCGTCGACGCGGCGCGCGCCGGCGGCGAGGCCCAGAGCGGCGAGGTGCTGGGCGATCTGTTCGCGCTGGCCCAGACCGTCGCGACGCTCACCGGCGGGCTGGTCAGCATCGAGGACACGGCCAGCCGCGTGCTGGCCTACTCGCGTTCCTCCGACGAGGTCGACGAGCTGCGCCGGCTGTCGATCCTCGGCCGCGAGGGGCCGGAGCGGTACCTGGCGATGCTGCGCGAATGGGGCGTCTACCAGCGGTTACGCGCGGGCGAGGGGATCGTGCGCATCGACGAGCGGCCCGAGCTGGGCATCCGGCGGCGCATCGCGGCCGGCATCCACGCCGGTTCTCAGCCGCTCGGCACGATCTGGGTGCAGGAGGGCGCGACGCCGCTGACCGAGCAGGCCGAGGTCGCGCTGCTCGGCGCGAGCCGTTCGCTGGCGCCGCAGCTGATCCGCGCGCGGACCCAGCCCAGCCCCGAGCTTCGCCTGCGTGAAGACCTGCTGGCCGGGCTGCTCGACGGCCGCGTGGACGCCGAATCCGTGGCCGGCGAGATCGGCGCGGACCCGGCCCGTCCGGCGCAGGTGCTGGCGTTCGCGCTGTCCTCGCCGGGGGCGGCGGCGTCCGGCCGGCAGCTGCGCCGCGCCGAGCTGGTGCACCTGATCGCGGTGCACACCGCGGCGTACCGGCGGACCGCGCTGGTCAGCGTGCTCGGCGGCCGCGTCTACGCGCTGCTGCCCGATCTGCCCGAGCACCCGGACGCGGCCGTGCTGGCGCTGGCCAGGGAGATCGTCGCGACGGCGCGGCGGCACCTCGACGTGCCGGTGCGCGCGGCGCTGGGCGGGGTGGTGCCCCGGCTGTCCGACGCGGCGGCCTCCCGCGGCGACGCGGACCGCGTGCTGGCGACGATGGCGCGCGGCCGCTGGCCGGAGCCGGTCGCCTCACTGGCCGACGTGCGCGCCGACGTGCTGCTGTCGGAAGTCCTCGCCTACCTCGCGGACCAGCCGCGCATCCGCGACCCGCGGCTGGCCGAGCTGATCGCGCACGACGCCGAGCACGGCGGCATCCTGGTCCCCGCCGTGCTGGCCTACCTGGACGCGTTCGGCGACGTCCGCGCGGCGGCGCGCGCGCTGAACATCCACCCGAACACCGTGCGGTACCGCGTCCGCCGGGCCGCCGAGGTCTCCGGCATCAGCCTGGCCGACCCCGCCCAGCGGCTGCTCACGGAGCTGCAGCTTCGGCTGTGA
- a CDS encoding DUF2630 family protein produces MADSGIMGRIDQLIAEEHELRSRSVGVGLSGEDRERLSGVEQELDQCWDLLRQRRARVEFDEDPEGAQVRPVGEVEGYRQ; encoded by the coding sequence ATGGCGGACAGCGGGATCATGGGCCGGATCGACCAGCTCATCGCTGAAGAGCACGAGCTGCGGTCCCGGTCGGTCGGGGTCGGGCTCTCCGGGGAGGACCGGGAGCGGCTCAGCGGGGTGGAGCAGGAGCTGGACCAATGCTGGGATTTGCTTCGGCAGCGGCGGGCTCGGGTCGAGTTTGACGAGGATCCGGAGGGGGCGCAGGTGCGGCCGGTGGGAGAGGTTGAGGGGTATCGGCAGTAG
- a CDS encoding ATP-dependent DNA ligase, translating into MALPVLAPIKPMLAKPAKAIPDSGGLLFEPKWDGFRCLVFRDGDELTLQSRAEKPLNRYFPEVVARLLETLPDQVVLDGELVVARDGKLDFDALTERIHPADSRVQLLAKESPAEFVAFDVLALGAESFVDEPTSARRARLEKLAGEGFHLTPATTDPDTARHWFELFEGAGLDGVIGKPLGEPYTPGKRVLFKYKHSRTADCVLAGLRWHVDGAPGEAVGSFLLGLYDGDGLLHHVGVVGSFPAARRRELATELAPLVTDGEGHPWLGDAVREGQRIPGGITRWRSKEQPWVPLRLERVVEVSYEHTEGGDPARFRHTAQFARWRPDREPSSCGYAQLEEPARYDLSAVFRGEVVRTR; encoded by the coding sequence ATGGCCCTCCCCGTGCTGGCACCGATCAAGCCCATGCTCGCGAAGCCCGCGAAGGCGATCCCGGACTCGGGCGGGCTGCTGTTCGAGCCCAAGTGGGACGGCTTCCGCTGCCTCGTCTTCCGCGACGGCGACGAGCTGACTCTCCAGTCGCGCGCGGAGAAGCCGCTCAACCGGTACTTCCCCGAGGTGGTCGCGCGGCTCCTGGAAACACTGCCGGACCAGGTCGTGCTCGACGGCGAGCTGGTGGTCGCCCGCGACGGGAAGCTCGACTTCGACGCGCTCACCGAGCGCATCCACCCAGCCGACAGCCGCGTTCAGCTGCTGGCCAAGGAATCCCCCGCCGAGTTCGTCGCGTTCGACGTGCTGGCGCTGGGCGCGGAGTCCTTCGTGGACGAACCGACCTCGGCCCGCCGCGCGCGCCTGGAGAAGCTCGCCGGCGAGGGCTTCCACCTGACCCCGGCGACCACGGACCCGGACACCGCGCGGCACTGGTTCGAGCTGTTCGAGGGCGCCGGGCTCGACGGCGTGATCGGGAAGCCGCTCGGCGAGCCGTACACCCCGGGCAAGCGGGTCCTGTTCAAGTACAAGCATTCGCGCACGGCCGACTGCGTGCTGGCCGGGCTGCGCTGGCACGTGGACGGCGCGCCGGGCGAGGCCGTCGGGTCGTTCCTGCTCGGGCTGTACGACGGCGACGGGCTGCTGCACCACGTCGGTGTGGTCGGCTCGTTCCCGGCCGCGAGGCGGCGCGAGCTGGCGACCGAACTGGCGCCGCTGGTCACCGACGGCGAGGGGCACCCGTGGCTCGGCGACGCCGTGCGCGAGGGCCAGCGGATCCCCGGCGGGATCACGCGCTGGCGGTCGAAGGAGCAGCCGTGGGTGCCGCTCCGGCTGGAGCGGGTCGTCGAGGTGTCGTACGAGCACACCGAAGGCGGGGACCCCGCGCGGTTCCGGCACACCGCGCAGTTCGCCCGCTGGCGCCCGGACCGCGAGCCCTCGTCGTGCGGCTACGCGCAGCTGGAGGAGCCCGCGCGCTACGACCTGTCCGCGGTGTTCCGCGGCGAGGTCGTGCGGACCCGCTGA
- a CDS encoding Asp23/Gls24 family envelope stress response protein gives MAQPSPNRPDVPGRVTPTPLNEDTTAGRTTISSLVVQKVAGLAAREVAGVHALGSGVSRAFGALRERIPGSGTTSTSGVSVEVGEKQTAIDLDLVVEYGARIVEVARAVRRNVIRAVEEITALEVIEVNIAVNDIHLPGEDDDAPESSRVE, from the coding sequence ATGGCGCAGCCGAGCCCGAACCGGCCCGACGTCCCCGGCCGGGTCACCCCGACCCCGCTGAACGAGGACACCACCGCGGGCCGCACCACGATCTCGTCGCTGGTGGTGCAGAAGGTCGCCGGGCTCGCCGCCCGAGAGGTCGCCGGCGTGCACGCGCTGGGCAGCGGCGTCTCGCGCGCGTTCGGTGCCCTGCGCGAACGGATCCCGGGCTCGGGCACCACCTCCACCTCGGGCGTCTCGGTGGAGGTGGGCGAGAAGCAGACGGCGATCGACCTCGACCTGGTCGTGGAGTACGGCGCGCGGATCGTCGAGGTGGCCCGCGCGGTGCGGCGCAACGTGATCAGGGCCGTCGAAGAGATCACCGCGCTCGAGGTGATCGAGGTGAACATCGCGGTCAACGACATCCACCTGCCCGGCGAGGACGACGACGCGCCGGAGTCCTCCCGCGTCGAGTAG
- the trxA gene encoding thioredoxin, translated as MSTVELTTANFDQTVSDHEFVLIDFWASWCGPCRQFAPVYETASEKHEDIVFTKVDTEAEQQLAAAFDIRSIPTLAVIRDKTLIYAQPGALPAAALEDIIRQAREVDMDEVKKAAAEQEAQA; from the coding sequence ATGAGCACAGTTGAGCTGACCACCGCCAACTTCGACCAGACCGTGAGCGACCACGAGTTCGTCCTGATCGACTTCTGGGCGAGCTGGTGCGGCCCGTGCCGCCAGTTCGCGCCGGTGTACGAGACGGCGTCGGAGAAACACGAGGACATCGTGTTCACGAAGGTCGACACCGAGGCCGAGCAGCAGCTCGCCGCCGCGTTCGACATCCGGTCGATCCCGACGCTCGCGGTGATCCGCGACAAGACCCTGATCTACGCGCAGCCGGGCGCGCTGCCCGCGGCCGCGCTGGAGGACATCATCCGCCAGGCCCGCGAGGTCGACATGGACGAGGTCAAGAAGGCCGCGGCCGAGCAGGAAGCGCAGGCCTGA
- a CDS encoding Asp23/Gls24 family envelope stress response protein → MTGHLAEVDLPRGELAEPEERGTLSIAHAVVRKVAQHAADQVPGTVLAEHRVAGLTTGRSGAGVKVGGQDNDVDLALDLALRYPGPVRSVTGDVRAKVTEEVERITAYHVRSIAVTVSALLPDARPRVQ, encoded by the coding sequence GTGACCGGGCACCTCGCCGAGGTCGATCTGCCCCGCGGCGAGCTCGCCGAGCCCGAAGAGCGCGGCACGCTCAGCATCGCCCACGCCGTGGTGCGCAAGGTCGCGCAGCACGCCGCGGACCAGGTGCCCGGCACGGTCCTGGCCGAGCACCGCGTCGCCGGGCTCACCACCGGCCGCTCGGGCGCCGGGGTGAAGGTCGGCGGCCAGGACAACGACGTCGACCTCGCGCTGGATCTGGCGCTGCGCTACCCCGGCCCGGTGCGGTCGGTGACCGGCGACGTCCGCGCGAAGGTGACCGAAGAGGTCGAGCGGATCACCGCGTACCACGTGCGCTCGATCGCGGTGACGGTCTCGGCGCTGCTGCCCGACGCCCGGCCGCGGGTGCAGTGA
- a CDS encoding DUF6286 domain-containing protein, with protein MRVLVRLLSTVLALVLAGCGALLALEVGWHWWKPQSAPLLVPWPRWREDLAGLDWTATPVRITAAVVLVAGLLLVLFSLSAGSRAVRMTDPADGISVSTSPRSLARMVGLAVRAQDNVSGASVTASARRVRVRASSRLEDEAQLRPRLLETVGSVLDDVPLVRRPKVTVVVDSPKDRR; from the coding sequence ATGCGCGTTCTGGTCCGGCTGCTGTCCACAGTGCTCGCGCTGGTGCTCGCCGGCTGCGGGGCGCTGCTCGCGCTGGAAGTCGGCTGGCACTGGTGGAAGCCGCAGAGCGCGCCGCTGCTCGTGCCGTGGCCGCGCTGGCGCGAAGACCTGGCCGGGCTCGACTGGACCGCGACGCCCGTGCGCATCACCGCCGCGGTGGTGCTCGTCGCCGGGCTGCTGTTAGTGCTCTTCTCCCTCAGCGCGGGCAGCCGCGCGGTGCGGATGACCGACCCGGCCGACGGGATCTCCGTGAGCACGTCGCCGCGCTCGCTGGCCCGGATGGTCGGGCTCGCCGTGCGCGCGCAGGACAACGTCAGCGGCGCGAGCGTGACGGCCAGCGCCCGCCGCGTCCGCGTGCGCGCCTCCAGCCGTCTCGAAGACGAAGCACAGCTGCGGCCGCGCCTGCTCGAGACGGTCGGCAGCGTGCTGGACGACGTCCCGCTGGTGCGCCGGCCGAAGGTGACCGTGGTCGTCGACTCGCCGAAGGACCGCCGATGA
- a CDS encoding alpha/beta hydrolase, whose protein sequence is MRRRSTRRSRLRARLAVVALGALTLAGCTTGPSVRPAVVENDGKAIQPAAPSSAPVPLPPLSEPQSPTLRWTDCDDDTRARMGQPAVPASLHFSCARMNAPLDAPDDTQHLLARILVLKAGTGPIPLVVVNDVGGDPGSLFAARLAAQLPPAFLQKFTLIGLDRRGTGLSGGVQCVPPEARDALLGADPAQGGLGNVLDAARRAGQQCAIDLDTAQTALDSWRTAGDLDELRRELGLDKLSALGRGDGSKVLSEYAVRFPGQVGRMVLDGLPDPGADRAAVLDTVAAGAQGTLDAFGADCAARGCSMGDPKAALTAVTDRLRAAPASTPDGVVLSPGIAMYGVYLGLADRSRWPALADAIAAARTGDVTALESFASPMLTDDDNDPSRIGGTMATRCNDAATRLPADQIDKVAQGMRAKYPQFGALVAQELAWCGAWPVRREPLPAAGAPGVPPILVAATTTDPVTPGQGTSRAADQMPSAVTVTWQGTGHGAVGLSPCVTAAAQSFLIDGKVPTDGTLCPA, encoded by the coding sequence GTGCGCCGCCGTTCCACCCGCCGTTCCCGCCTGCGCGCCCGGCTGGCGGTCGTGGCGCTGGGGGCGCTGACCCTCGCGGGCTGCACCACCGGCCCGTCGGTGCGCCCGGCCGTGGTGGAGAACGACGGCAAGGCCATCCAGCCCGCGGCGCCGAGTTCGGCCCCGGTGCCGCTGCCCCCGCTTTCGGAGCCGCAGTCCCCGACGCTGCGCTGGACCGACTGCGACGACGACACCCGCGCCCGGATGGGCCAGCCGGCCGTGCCCGCGTCGCTGCACTTCAGCTGCGCGCGGATGAACGCGCCGCTCGACGCGCCCGACGACACCCAGCACCTGCTGGCGCGGATCCTGGTGCTGAAGGCGGGCACCGGCCCGATCCCGCTGGTGGTGGTCAACGACGTCGGCGGCGACCCCGGCTCGCTGTTCGCCGCGCGGCTCGCGGCGCAGCTGCCGCCCGCGTTCCTGCAGAAGTTCACCCTGATCGGCCTGGACCGCCGCGGCACCGGGCTGTCCGGCGGTGTGCAGTGCGTGCCGCCCGAGGCCCGGGACGCGCTGCTGGGCGCGGATCCCGCGCAGGGCGGCCTCGGCAACGTGCTGGACGCCGCGCGCCGGGCCGGCCAGCAGTGCGCGATCGACCTGGACACCGCGCAGACCGCGCTGGACAGCTGGCGCACCGCGGGCGACCTCGATGAGCTTCGCCGTGAGCTGGGCCTGGACAAGCTGAGCGCCCTGGGCCGCGGCGACGGTTCGAAGGTGCTGTCGGAGTACGCGGTGCGCTTCCCCGGCCAGGTCGGCCGCATGGTGCTGGACGGTCTGCCCGACCCGGGTGCGGACCGCGCGGCTGTGTTGGACACCGTGGCCGCGGGCGCGCAGGGCACTTTGGACGCGTTCGGCGCGGACTGTGCCGCGCGCGGCTGCTCGATGGGCGACCCGAAGGCCGCGCTGACAGCCGTGACCGACCGCCTCCGCGCCGCCCCGGCATCCACCCCCGACGGCGTGGTCCTGAGCCCCGGCATCGCGATGTACGGCGTCTACCTGGGCCTGGCGGACCGTTCCCGCTGGCCCGCCCTGGCCGACGCGATCGCCGCCGCCCGCACCGGCGACGTCACCGCCCTCGAGTCCTTCGCCTCCCCCATGCTGACCGACGACGACAACGACCCGTCCCGCATCGGCGGCACCATGGCCACCCGCTGCAACGACGCCGCCACCCGCCTGCCCGCCGACCAGATCGACAAGGTGGCCCAGGGCATGCGCGCGAAGTACCCCCAATTCGGCGCCTTGGTAGCCCAGGAACTCGCTTGGTGCGGCGCCTGGCCGGTCCGCCGCGAGCCCCTCCCAGCCGCCGGCGCCCCCGGCGTCCCACCGATCCTGGTCGCCGCCACCACCACCGACCCGGTCACGCCCGGCCAGGGCACCAGCCGCGCCGCAGACCAGATGCCCAGCGCCGTAACCGTCACCTGGCAAGGCACCGGCCACGGCGCCGTAGGCCTGAGTCCCTGCGTCACAGCCGCCGCCCAATCTTTCCTGATCGACGGCAAAGTCCCCACCGACGGCACCCTCTGCCCGGCCTAA
- the pruA gene encoding L-glutamate gamma-semialdehyde dehydrogenase: MDAVTQTPVPKNETVLTYAPGSAERAELEGALAKLGQAGPVDLTVTVGGEQRAGGGEKIDVVQPHNHGHVLGTIQSATKQDAADAVAAAGKAAPEWRGLSFDDRAAILLRAADLLTGPWRATLNAATMLGQSKTATQAEIDSACELADFWRFNVEFGRRILAEQPISSPGVWNRMEHRPLEGFVYAITPFNFTAIAGNLPTAPALMGNTVLWKPSPTQSFAAHLTMRLLEEAGMPPGVINLLPGDGKAVSEVALTHRDLAGIHFTGSTATFQHLWGTVGGNIAGYRSYPRLVGETGGKDFVLAHPSADIDVLRTALVRGAFEYQGQKCSAASRAYIPRSVWEQLKDSLVTETEALSYGDVTDLSHFGGAVIDRRAFDKHASLFERVKGDGEVEILTGGTADDSVGYFVQPTVLVSANPKHEIFSTEYFGPILSVHVYDDADFDSMLKVIDETAAYALTGAVIANDRAAVAKASEALRFSAGNLYVNDKPTGAVVGQQPFGGARASGTNDKAGSIFNLLRWTSPRSVKETFVPATVVRHPHQG; encoded by the coding sequence GTGGACGCCGTAACCCAGACCCCAGTCCCGAAGAACGAAACGGTGCTGACGTACGCGCCGGGCAGCGCCGAGCGCGCCGAACTCGAGGGCGCGCTGGCCAAGCTGGGCCAGGCGGGGCCCGTCGACCTGACCGTGACGGTCGGCGGCGAGCAGCGCGCCGGCGGCGGCGAGAAGATCGACGTCGTCCAGCCGCACAACCACGGCCACGTGCTGGGCACCATCCAGAGCGCCACGAAGCAGGACGCCGCCGACGCCGTCGCCGCGGCGGGCAAGGCCGCGCCGGAGTGGCGCGGGCTGTCGTTCGACGACCGCGCCGCGATCCTGCTGCGCGCGGCCGACCTGCTGACCGGCCCGTGGCGCGCCACGCTGAACGCGGCCACCATGCTCGGCCAGTCGAAGACCGCCACCCAGGCCGAAATCGACTCCGCCTGCGAGCTGGCCGACTTCTGGCGCTTCAACGTCGAATTCGGCCGCCGCATCCTGGCCGAGCAGCCGATCAGCTCGCCCGGCGTGTGGAACCGCATGGAGCACCGTCCGCTCGAGGGCTTCGTCTACGCGATCACGCCGTTCAACTTCACCGCGATCGCCGGCAACCTGCCCACCGCGCCCGCGCTGATGGGCAACACGGTGCTGTGGAAGCCTTCGCCGACGCAGAGCTTCGCCGCGCACCTGACCATGCGGCTGCTCGAAGAGGCCGGGATGCCGCCGGGCGTGATCAACCTGCTGCCGGGTGACGGCAAGGCCGTCTCCGAGGTGGCGCTGACGCACCGCGACCTCGCGGGCATCCACTTCACCGGCTCCACCGCGACGTTCCAGCACCTGTGGGGCACCGTCGGCGGGAACATCGCCGGCTACCGCAGCTACCCGCGGTTGGTCGGCGAGACCGGCGGCAAGGACTTCGTGCTGGCGCACCCGTCGGCCGACATCGACGTGCTGCGTACCGCGCTCGTCCGCGGCGCTTTCGAGTACCAGGGCCAGAAGTGCTCCGCCGCTTCGCGCGCGTACATCCCGCGCAGCGTGTGGGAGCAGCTGAAGGACAGCCTGGTCACCGAAACCGAGGCGCTGTCCTACGGCGACGTCACCGACCTGAGCCACTTCGGCGGCGCGGTGATCGACCGGCGCGCGTTCGACAAGCACGCGTCGCTGTTCGAGCGCGTGAAGGGTGACGGCGAGGTCGAGATCCTCACCGGCGGCACCGCGGACGACAGCGTGGGCTACTTCGTGCAGCCGACGGTCCTGGTTTCGGCCAACCCGAAGCACGAGATCTTCAGCACCGAGTACTTCGGCCCGATCCTGTCGGTGCACGTCTACGACGATGCTGATTTCGACTCGATGCTCAAGGTGATCGACGAGACCGCGGCCTACGCGCTGACCGGCGCGGTGATCGCGAACGACCGCGCGGCCGTGGCGAAGGCGTCCGAAGCACTTCGGTTCAGCGCCGGCAACCTCTACGTCAACGACAAGCCGACCGGCGCCGTCGTGGGCCAGCAGCCGTTCGGCGGGGCCCGCGCCTCGGGCACCAACGACAAGGCCGGGTCGATCTTCAACCTGCTCCGCTGGACGAGCCCGCGCTCGGTCAAGGAGACCTTCGTGCCGGCGACCGTCGTGCGTCACCCGCACCAGGGCTGA
- a CDS encoding proline dehydrogenase family protein — protein MLRAPLLAAARSRRVRALIEAVPATRSVVRRFVSGSATADAVRVARELAADGRSITIDHLGEDTTDATQAATTVRAYEALLSALAEQGLAQGADVSVKLSAVGQFLPADGEGVALENARKICAAAEAVGATVTLDMEDHTTTDSTLGILRELRGEYPWVGAVLQAYLKRTEQDCRELSGPGSRVRLCKGAYAEPESAAFQDKADVDKSYVRCLSVLMAGQGYPMVASHDPRMIAIASKLAAEAGRTAADHEFQMLYGIRPEEQKRIAAEGSTMRVYVPCGDEWYGYFMRRLAERPANLVFFLRGLATRS, from the coding sequence ATGCTGCGTGCCCCGCTGCTCGCCGCCGCCCGGTCCCGCCGGGTGCGCGCGTTGATCGAAGCCGTGCCCGCCACGCGGTCCGTGGTGCGGCGGTTCGTGTCCGGGTCCGCGACCGCCGACGCCGTGCGCGTCGCGCGGGAGCTGGCCGCCGACGGCCGGTCGATCACCATCGACCACCTCGGCGAGGACACCACGGACGCCACCCAGGCGGCCACCACCGTCCGGGCCTACGAGGCACTGCTGTCGGCGCTCGCCGAACAGGGCCTGGCCCAGGGCGCGGACGTCTCGGTGAAGCTGTCGGCCGTCGGGCAGTTCCTGCCGGCCGACGGCGAGGGCGTCGCGCTGGAGAACGCGCGGAAGATCTGCGCCGCGGCCGAGGCCGTCGGCGCGACCGTGACGCTCGACATGGAGGACCACACCACCACGGACTCGACGCTCGGCATCCTGCGCGAGCTGCGCGGCGAGTACCCGTGGGTGGGCGCGGTGCTGCAGGCCTACCTCAAGCGCACCGAGCAGGACTGCCGTGAGCTGTCCGGCCCGGGCTCGCGGGTGCGGCTGTGCAAGGGCGCGTACGCCGAGCCGGAGTCGGCGGCGTTCCAGGACAAGGCGGACGTCGACAAGTCGTACGTGCGCTGCCTGAGCGTGCTGATGGCGGGCCAGGGCTACCCGATGGTGGCCTCGCACGACCCGCGGATGATCGCCATCGCGTCGAAGCTGGCGGCCGAGGCCGGGCGCACGGCGGCCGACCACGAGTTCCAGATGCTGTACGGAATCCGGCCCGAGGAGCAGAAGCGGATCGCCGCCGAGGGCTCCACCATGCGCGTGTACGTGCCGTGCGGCGACGAGTGGTACGGCTACTTCATGCGGCGGCTGGCCGAGCGCCCGGCGAACCTGGTGTTCTTCCTGCGCGGGCTCGCCACCCGGTCCTGA
- a CDS encoding maleylpyruvate isomerase N-terminal domain-containing protein, with translation MDLFPRAWGALQEAVHALEDGQWVTPSGCTGWLVQDLVFHLVIDAQDILITLASTTEAPATRDAVTYWQPSEPPTGTDPEATFVRRSAAAYGTPAGLTHHFDDLAVAAGRAAAAADPATRVETCDEVFTVADYLSVYVVESTMHHLDLVRHLSGVDGPPPETVAAARVMVEKVTGQAFPAGVDDREALLVATGRVPVPAAWGGFTPVVLG, from the coding sequence GTGGATCTTTTCCCGCGTGCTTGGGGCGCTCTCCAGGAAGCCGTCCACGCGCTCGAGGACGGCCAGTGGGTCACGCCGTCGGGCTGCACCGGCTGGCTCGTCCAGGACCTGGTGTTCCACCTGGTCATCGACGCGCAGGACATCCTGATCACGCTCGCCTCGACCACCGAAGCGCCCGCGACCCGCGACGCGGTGACGTACTGGCAGCCGTCCGAGCCGCCGACGGGCACCGACCCGGAAGCGACGTTCGTCCGCCGGAGCGCGGCCGCGTACGGCACCCCGGCCGGCCTCACCCACCACTTCGACGACCTCGCCGTCGCCGCCGGGCGCGCCGCGGCCGCCGCGGACCCGGCCACCCGCGTCGAGACCTGCGACGAGGTGTTCACGGTGGCGGACTACCTGTCGGTCTACGTGGTCGAGTCGACGATGCACCACCTCGACCTGGTCCGACATCTGTCCGGAGTGGACGGACCACCGCCGGAGACCGTCGCGGCTGCTCGGGTGATGGTGGAAAAGGTAACGGGACAAGCTTTTCCGGCCGGGGTGGACGATCGTGAGGCGCTGCTGGTGGCCACCGGCCGGGTCCCTGTGCCCGCCGCGTGGGGCGGCTTCACCCCGGTGGTGCTGGGTTGA